In Leptospira ellinghausenii, a single window of DNA contains:
- a CDS encoding type II toxin-antitoxin system VapC family toxin: MTYLLDTHALLWVIGDSKQLSKNIIKIVQNQENQIFVSAISLWEISLKFKLGKLKLSGFKPEEIPKLLEKLNINIIELSQEEASSYHNLKEDFHKDPFDRMLIWQCISRKLTFISKDSEIKKYKISGLKTIWS; this comes from the coding sequence ATGACTTATTTATTAGATACTCATGCTTTACTTTGGGTAATTGGTGATTCAAAACAATTAAGTAAAAATATCATCAAAATAGTTCAGAACCAAGAAAATCAGATTTTTGTTAGCGCAATCTCTTTATGGGAAATTTCTTTAAAATTTAAACTCGGAAAACTGAAACTTTCAGGTTTTAAGCCTGAGGAAATTCCAAAATTACTTGAAAAATTGAACATAAATATAATTGAGCTAAGCCAAGAAGAAGCGTCTTCTTACCATAACTTGAAAGAAGATTTTCATAAAGATCCATTTGACCGAATGCTCATTTGGCAATGTATATCAAGAAAACTAACTTTCATCTCTAAAGATTCAGAGATAAAGAAATATAAAATATCTGGATTAAAAACCATTTGGTCTTAA